In one window of Candidatus Omnitrophota bacterium DNA:
- a CDS encoding glutamate synthase-related protein — MIQWPKTNDALGTVNRGNPCESGLCTLCRVDCMGKCETWLSSLKGRKLLYPRDYSFTTAGSANTTHLGVAYNSLRINGYNYGAYGLPKGLTNSEDDCIFPNVNIEGEFGQAVKTKFRVPIMTGALGSTFVAAKYWESFACGAALVGVPIVVGENVVGIDKQAEIKNGRILKAPELDRRIETFLRYYDGYGAIIVQMNVEDTRNGVAEYVIGKYGDKVVIELKWGQGAKCIGGEIQVTSLEYAQFLKKRGYVVDPDPTVPEVQDAFKAGAIKSIARHSRLGYTSLSSEKQVEESFMEAVKYLRKIGYKRISLKTGSYGMEALAMSIKYASDAKLDLLTIDGSGGGTGMSPWNMMETWGVPSILLHSKAYEYAEILRKKGKKVVAMAFAGGLAREDHIFKALALGAPYTKLVCMGRALMIPAYLGSNIEGVLNPSAKARVSGSWDKLPASVAELGTSAEELFAGYYDLQKKVGKNEMKNVPLGAVAFWTLADKLAAGLQQLMAGARRFTLKSITRSDIFSANRQTEKETGISFITDAADDKAKKMLQE, encoded by the coding sequence ATGATTCAATGGCCGAAAACAAACGATGCTTTAGGTACGGTAAACCGGGGAAATCCTTGTGAGAGCGGGTTATGCACCCTTTGCCGCGTAGACTGTATGGGTAAATGCGAGACCTGGCTTTCCAGTTTAAAAGGAAGAAAGCTTCTGTATCCAAGGGATTATAGTTTTACTACCGCCGGAAGCGCAAACACAACTCATTTGGGAGTCGCTTATAATTCTTTGCGGATTAACGGTTATAATTATGGGGCATACGGCCTTCCTAAGGGGCTGACGAATTCCGAAGATGATTGTATTTTTCCTAATGTGAATATTGAGGGAGAATTCGGGCAGGCAGTTAAAACCAAATTTAGAGTTCCGATAATGACCGGGGCGCTGGGCTCAACTTTCGTCGCCGCCAAATACTGGGAGTCTTTTGCTTGCGGCGCGGCCCTGGTAGGCGTGCCGATCGTTGTTGGGGAGAATGTAGTCGGTATTGATAAACAGGCCGAAATTAAAAATGGAAGGATCCTCAAGGCTCCTGAATTGGACAGAAGGATCGAGACGTTCCTGCGTTATTACGACGGCTATGGCGCCATTATCGTGCAGATGAATGTTGAGGATACCCGTAACGGGGTTGCCGAATACGTAATTGGTAAATACGGCGACAAAGTGGTTATTGAATTAAAGTGGGGCCAGGGCGCCAAATGTATCGGCGGAGAGATCCAGGTTACCAGCCTTGAATACGCGCAGTTTCTTAAAAAACGGGGATATGTTGTTGATCCTGATCCTACCGTGCCTGAAGTACAGGATGCTTTTAAAGCGGGAGCGATTAAATCTATCGCCCGCCACAGCCGTTTAGGCTATACCAGCCTTTCTTCGGAGAAGCAGGTAGAAGAGAGTTTTATGGAAGCAGTTAAATACCTGCGGAAGATCGGTTATAAGAGAATATCGCTGAAGACTGGTTCTTACGGGATGGAAGCTTTAGCGATGTCGATTAAGTACGCTTCCGATGCCAAGCTTGATCTGCTGACAATTGATGGCTCCGGCGGCGGTACCGGGATGAGCCCTTGGAATATGATGGAAACCTGGGGCGTTCCTTCCATATTGCTGCATTCCAAAGCTTATGAATACGCGGAAATTTTACGTAAAAAAGGCAAAAAGGTGGTGGCTATGGCTTTTGCCGGCGGCCTTGCCCGCGAAGATCATATATTCAAAGCTTTGGCATTAGGAGCTCCTTATACCAAATTAGTATGTATGGGCCGGGCGTTAATGATTCCCGCATATCTGGGATCTAATATCGAAGGCGTGTTGAATCCATCAGCCAAAGCCAGGGTAAGCGGAAGCTGGGATAAGCTTCCGGCATCAGTAGCTGAACTTGGAACAAGCGCCGAAGAGCTTTTTGCCGGTTATTATGACCTTCAGAAAAAGGTCGGCAAAAATGAGATGAAAAATGTGCCTCTAGGCGCAGTTGCCTTCTGGACGCTGGCCGATAAATTAGCGGCTGGCCTGCAGCAGTTAATGGCCGGTGCCAGGAGATTCACGCTTAAGTCAATTACGCGTAGCGATATTTTCTCGGCAAACCGCCAAACAGAAAAAGAAACAGGTATATCTTTCATTACCGATGCAGCAGACGATAAGGCTAAGAAAATGTTGCAGGAGTAG
- the gltA gene encoding NADPH-dependent glutamate synthase, translating to MTKEPIKAKELSADKRISGFDEVVLGYSEKEALAESLRCLQCKNPTCISGCPVNINIKEFIFQVAKKDYAGAYFTIRKTNNFPSICGRVCPAEYQCRKACVLNKSKLAYCSSEAINIHFLERFVGDYGMRNNLQAPVEKDAQSSEAKVAVVGSGPAGLCCAGELARKGAAVVVFEGLQSCGGVLRYGIPNFRLPREILDYEINYLAKLGVEFKTNVLVGKTVSLDELFQQGFSRIFLGLGAGVPLFLGIKGENLCNVYSANEFLTRINLMSAYKFPEYHTPVNIGRHALVVGGGNTAMDAARCALRLQKINGIKPDVKIIYRRTVTEMPARRLEIKHAEEEGIKFKFLVQPKEFQADDKGFVRQLNCLNCELKEADASGRRKPVALEGSDFSIPCDLTIIAIGLEANQVLTSATPELKTDKYKDIVINPATMETSIKHVFAGGDIVGGEGTVIEAMGMAKKAAISILQNS from the coding sequence ATGACTAAAGAACCCATTAAAGCAAAAGAGTTATCTGCCGATAAAAGGATAAGCGGATTCGATGAAGTAGTATTAGGATATTCAGAAAAGGAGGCTTTAGCTGAGAGCCTGCGTTGTCTCCAATGTAAAAATCCTACCTGCATTTCGGGCTGCCCGGTAAATATCAATATCAAAGAGTTTATCTTCCAGGTTGCTAAAAAAGATTATGCCGGAGCTTATTTTACTATCCGCAAAACGAATAATTTTCCTTCGATTTGCGGCCGGGTTTGCCCGGCGGAATACCAATGCCGCAAAGCCTGCGTGTTGAATAAAAGCAAATTAGCGTATTGCAGCTCCGAGGCAATCAATATCCATTTTTTGGAGAGGTTTGTCGGCGATTATGGAATGCGCAATAACTTGCAGGCACCGGTAGAAAAAGATGCCCAATCATCGGAGGCCAAAGTAGCCGTGGTTGGCAGCGGCCCGGCAGGGTTATGCTGCGCCGGTGAATTAGCCAGAAAAGGGGCGGCGGTAGTTGTTTTTGAAGGCCTGCAGAGTTGCGGCGGAGTTTTAAGGTATGGCATTCCGAACTTCCGTCTGCCGCGGGAAATCCTTGATTATGAGATTAATTATTTAGCTAAGTTAGGGGTAGAATTTAAAACCAATGTTCTGGTGGGTAAGACCGTCTCTTTGGATGAATTATTTCAGCAGGGGTTTAGCCGGATTTTCTTGGGGCTAGGCGCCGGAGTGCCGTTATTTTTGGGTATAAAGGGAGAGAACCTTTGCAATGTTTATTCGGCTAATGAGTTTTTGACCCGGATAAACCTGATGTCCGCCTACAAATTCCCCGAATACCACACTCCGGTAAATATCGGCCGGCATGCCCTGGTTGTCGGAGGGGGCAATACCGCCATGGACGCGGCGCGCTGCGCTCTGCGCCTGCAAAAGATAAACGGCATAAAACCGGACGTAAAGATTATTTACCGGCGCACGGTAACCGAGATGCCGGCGCGCAGGCTTGAGATTAAACACGCCGAAGAAGAAGGGATTAAATTTAAATTCCTGGTTCAGCCCAAAGAGTTTCAGGCTGATGATAAAGGCTTTGTGCGGCAATTAAATTGCCTCAATTGTGAACTTAAAGAAGCGGATGCTTCCGGAAGGAGAAAGCCCGTTGCTTTAGAAGGCAGTGATTTTAGTATTCCCTGCGACCTGACGATTATTGCTATCGGTTTAGAGGCAAACCAGGTTTTAACCAGCGCCACCCCTGAATTAAAAACCGATAAATACAAAGATATTGTGATTAATCCTGCGACCATGGAGACCTCGATTAAGCATGTTTTTGCCGGCGGAGATATTGTCGGGGGAGAGGGGACGGTTATTGAGGCCATGGGTATGGCCAAGAAGGCCGCAATAAGTATCCTGCAAAATTCTTGA
- a CDS encoding sulfide/dihydroorotate dehydrogenase-like FAD/NAD-binding protein, which translates to MSDLSKAGKIIAKELIVDHAGVRVVKLTISAPEISRKAGAGQFVVVMPSEKGERIPLTIVKADSFAQTIILIFQEVGLTTKTLGALNAGDTLYALVGPLGHATKIKNYGKVILVGGGVGIAEIYPVATSLKQAGNNITAVIGAKTKELLILEKELRDTADKIYLMTDDGSLGQKGFTTDVLEDLLKKDKYDLVYAVGPIPMMKKVSQISQSFNIKTIVSLNALMVDATGMCGCCRVTVAGKVKFSCVDGPEFEAGQVDWEELEKRNSIYLEKEKHICKLKF; encoded by the coding sequence ATGTCTGATTTGAGCAAAGCCGGTAAAATAATCGCTAAAGAACTTATCGTCGATCATGCCGGAGTAAGGGTTGTCAAGCTGACGATAAGCGCCCCGGAGATTAGCCGCAAAGCCGGCGCCGGGCAATTCGTCGTAGTTATGCCCAGCGAAAAAGGAGAGCGGATACCGCTGACTATTGTTAAGGCAGATAGTTTCGCCCAAACCATAATCCTTATTTTCCAGGAAGTGGGACTGACGACTAAAACTTTAGGTGCCCTTAATGCAGGCGATACTCTATACGCGTTGGTTGGCCCTCTGGGCCATGCTACCAAGATAAAAAATTATGGCAAAGTTATTTTAGTCGGCGGTGGAGTAGGGATTGCCGAAATTTATCCTGTGGCAACAAGCCTAAAGCAGGCAGGAAACAATATTACGGCGGTCATCGGGGCCAAGACTAAAGAATTATTAATATTGGAAAAAGAACTTAGGGATACGGCGGATAAAATTTATCTGATGACTGATGATGGCTCGCTTGGCCAAAAAGGTTTTACCACTGATGTTTTAGAGGACCTGCTTAAAAAAGATAAATATGATTTAGTTTACGCGGTAGGGCCAATCCCGATGATGAAGAAAGTTTCGCAGATTAGCCAGTCTTTCAATATTAAAACAATTGTTTCATTAAACGCGCTGATGGTTGATGCTACCGGGATGTGCGGTTGCTGCAGGGTAACCGTTGCCGGAAAAGTTAAATTCAGCTGCGTAGACGGCCCGGAGTTTGAAGCTGGCCAAGTTGATTGGGAGGAGCTGGAAAAAAGGAACTCCATATATCTGGAGAAAGAGAAGCATATCTGTAAATTAAAATTTTAG